A genomic segment from Polyangium mundeleinium encodes:
- the mraZ gene encoding division/cell wall cluster transcriptional repressor MraZ, giving the protein MFRGHFEHAIDAKGRTSLPARFRDVLDAAWGSGSPDGALCPKPPAPASEVCLILTPALFDPCLHCYPLRAWEELEAKIAALPQFEPNVVAFRRKYLSAAVECELDKQGRILVPPSLREHADLHKEVLWAGMGATAELWSKERWKAAQTMSEAELASFKAAIAEQFRL; this is encoded by the coding sequence ATGTTTCGCGGTCATTTCGAGCACGCGATCGACGCGAAAGGGCGGACCAGCCTGCCCGCGCGCTTTCGCGACGTGCTCGATGCCGCTTGGGGCTCCGGGTCGCCTGACGGCGCCCTGTGCCCCAAACCCCCGGCCCCCGCGAGCGAGGTCTGCTTGATCCTGACGCCCGCTCTCTTCGACCCCTGCCTGCACTGCTACCCCCTGCGCGCCTGGGAGGAGCTCGAAGCCAAGATCGCGGCGCTCCCCCAGTTCGAGCCGAACGTCGTCGCCTTCCGCCGGAAGTACCTGTCGGCCGCCGTCGAGTGCGAGCTCGACAAACAAGGCCGGATCCTCGTGCCGCCCTCGCTGCGCGAGCACGCCGACCTGCACAAGGAAGTCCTGTGGGCCGGGATGGGCGCGACGGCCGAGCTCTGGTCGAAGGAGCGGTGGAAGGCCGCCCAGACGATGAGCGAGGCCGAGCTCGCGAGCTTCAAGGCCGCGATCGCGGAGCAGTTCCGCCTATGA
- the rsmH gene encoding 16S rRNA (cytosine(1402)-N(4))-methyltransferase RsmH, translating to MNVVNVVPMRDKAPSPEPHKAPHVTVLRREVVQALAPHAGGLYVDATLGAGGHAEAILEAAPGCRLIGVDRDETALALAKERLAEWGVRGPSSALPSGAPERWGDDRVTLVHGRFSDVEDHLAKMGVGPVDGLVADVGVSSMQIDDATRGMSFRAEGPLDMRMDPSSGETALELIERLDDDELANVIYHYGEERRSRRVARCIKQALANGELKTTLDLRRAVVRAVGPSRVGGVDPATRTFQALRVAVNGELDELEALLRAASRVVKMGGIVAVISFHSLEDRIVKHALREASVWEPLWKKPLVASDEEVAENPRARSAKLRAARRVALAGDEGGRGFGAQSAEGDSEPRSSEEVFA from the coding sequence ATGAACGTGGTGAACGTCGTGCCGATGCGAGACAAGGCCCCATCCCCCGAGCCGCACAAGGCGCCCCACGTAACGGTCCTCCGCCGCGAGGTGGTCCAGGCGCTCGCACCCCACGCTGGCGGCCTCTACGTGGACGCGACCCTCGGCGCAGGCGGTCACGCCGAGGCGATCCTCGAAGCAGCCCCGGGCTGCCGGCTCATCGGGGTCGATCGTGACGAGACGGCCCTCGCGCTCGCCAAGGAGCGCCTCGCGGAGTGGGGGGTTCGGGGGCCTAGCTCGGCTTTGCCGAGCGGAGCCCCCGAGCGTTGGGGAGACGATCGGGTGACGCTCGTGCACGGGCGGTTCTCGGACGTCGAGGACCACCTCGCGAAGATGGGCGTGGGGCCGGTGGACGGGCTCGTCGCCGACGTGGGCGTGTCGTCGATGCAGATCGATGACGCGACGCGCGGCATGAGCTTCCGCGCCGAAGGTCCACTCGACATGCGGATGGATCCGTCGAGCGGCGAGACGGCGCTCGAGCTGATCGAGCGGCTCGACGACGACGAGCTGGCGAACGTGATCTACCACTACGGCGAGGAACGAAGGTCCCGCCGGGTGGCGCGCTGCATCAAGCAAGCGCTGGCGAACGGGGAGCTCAAGACGACGCTGGATCTGCGTCGCGCCGTGGTGCGGGCCGTGGGGCCGTCGCGCGTGGGCGGGGTCGATCCGGCGACGCGGACGTTTCAGGCGTTGCGCGTCGCGGTGAACGGCGAGCTCGACGAGCTGGAAGCGCTGCTCCGCGCGGCGAGCCGCGTCGTGAAGATGGGCGGCATCGTGGCGGTGATCTCGTTCCACTCGCTGGAGGATCGGATCGTCAAGCACGCGCTGCGCGAGGCGAGCGTGTGGGAGCCGCTCTGGAAGAAGCCGCTCGTCGCGTCGGACGAGGAGGTCGCGGAGAACCCGCGCGCGAGGAGCGCGAAGCTCCGGGCGGCGCGGCGCGTCGCGCTCGCGGGGGATGAGGGCGGGCGGGGGTTCGGGGCGCAGAGCGCCGAAGGCGACTCGGAGCCCCGATCGTCAGAAGAGGTGTTCGCATGA
- a CDS encoding cell division protein FtsL, whose product MSEHMNERMKQRPFLALWSLAVVASVAAFVVHLGLRGRIVDLGYKLGRARAEQGRLREVKRVLSLEAASYETPQRVEMVARTLLGMTPPPPERVIPVRWVVKIQDEPSTDGAPPGEPGSAPSPPPDPAAPSGAAGSPVPGGSP is encoded by the coding sequence ATGAGCGAGCACATGAACGAGCGCATGAAGCAGCGGCCGTTCCTCGCGCTCTGGTCGCTCGCGGTGGTCGCGAGCGTGGCGGCGTTCGTCGTGCACCTCGGGCTCCGCGGGAGGATCGTGGACCTCGGCTACAAGCTCGGCCGCGCGCGCGCCGAGCAAGGGCGCCTGCGCGAGGTGAAGCGCGTGCTCTCGCTGGAGGCGGCGAGCTACGAGACCCCGCAGCGTGTCGAGATGGTCGCGCGGACGTTGCTCGGCATGACGCCGCCGCCGCCCGAGCGCGTCATCCCGGTGCGCTGGGTCGTGAAGATCCAGGACGAGCCTTCCACGGATGGGGCTCCGCCCGGCGAGCCGGGCTCTGCCCCCTCACCCCCGCCTGATCCGGCTGCACCGTCGGGTGCTGCTGGCTCTCCTGTGCCCGGAGGTTCTCCGTGA
- a CDS encoding penicillin-binding protein produces MKNLDPKRARWIRIRMGILCGMMGLGLGVIVSGAHRIQVEDGQDWYDLAERQRQRRLHVTPKRGTIYDRNGASLAESVEVPSVSLDAVELLRGIEDRYLPMRIQQYGERIAQALNLPQEEVVEKISRRRRFVWLKRRVSEAEVAAVRGLGEKNQRYPLRGLQIEGEGHRFYPNRELGGPLIGFVSPDGEGREGLELALDHELRGKSSEVRGLRDRSGRLIFSEGIEDEAALAGHNVFLTIDKGIQFTAERELDAAMKTYEATGGAVVVADPSTGEILAMASAPGYNPNDYGTADPDARRNRCVVDRFEPGSTIKVFSIASALAARSVNPTGSIYCEEGNMAIDNVVIHDTHPAKWLTVTQILSLSSNIGTSKIALGLGEQRLYEGFRRFGFGDTTGIPFPGESVGVLRPRARPWVSVETAAASFGQGISVTTLQLTMAMVAIANGGKLLEPVLIKRVTDGGGTLLTETQPRVRREAVQASVAKMMSEMLVAVTEGEGTGVEAAIPGFRVAGKTGTAQKIDPATGRYTDTHYVASFVGFVPADKPRLVIAVVLDEPLGGTYGGGSVAAPVFRRIGEMALRYLGVTPRGSVPMKLSEVSDRAKVGDPASSTYQVLTEARAAVAPITPGVVTPSAPMKSGETRVPDLTGQPVREAIRAATAAGLTPTAFGTGRLSKVEPAAGTVLPKGSAVKLFFEPSS; encoded by the coding sequence GTGAAAAACCTCGATCCCAAGCGCGCGCGCTGGATCCGCATCCGCATGGGGATCCTCTGCGGGATGATGGGCCTCGGGCTCGGCGTGATCGTGTCGGGCGCGCACCGCATCCAGGTCGAGGACGGGCAGGACTGGTACGACCTCGCCGAGCGGCAACGGCAGCGGCGCCTGCACGTGACGCCGAAGCGCGGCACGATCTACGACCGCAACGGCGCGTCGCTCGCGGAGAGCGTCGAGGTGCCGAGCGTCTCGCTCGACGCGGTGGAGCTGCTCCGTGGCATCGAGGACCGCTACCTGCCGATGCGGATCCAGCAGTACGGCGAGCGCATCGCGCAGGCCTTGAACCTCCCGCAGGAGGAGGTCGTCGAAAAGATCAGCCGTCGCCGGCGCTTCGTCTGGCTGAAGCGGCGCGTCTCGGAGGCCGAGGTCGCGGCCGTGCGCGGGCTCGGCGAGAAGAACCAGCGTTACCCGCTGCGCGGGCTCCAGATCGAGGGCGAGGGCCACCGGTTCTACCCGAACCGCGAGCTCGGCGGCCCGCTCATCGGGTTCGTCTCGCCGGACGGCGAGGGGCGCGAGGGCCTGGAGCTCGCGCTCGATCACGAGCTGCGCGGCAAGAGCTCCGAGGTGCGCGGCCTGCGTGATCGCTCGGGCCGCCTGATCTTCTCGGAGGGGATCGAGGACGAGGCCGCGCTCGCGGGCCACAACGTCTTCCTCACGATCGACAAGGGGATCCAGTTCACGGCCGAGCGCGAGCTCGATGCCGCGATGAAGACCTACGAGGCCACGGGCGGCGCGGTCGTCGTCGCCGATCCCTCGACCGGCGAGATCCTCGCGATGGCGAGCGCGCCCGGCTACAACCCCAACGACTACGGCACAGCCGACCCCGACGCGCGTCGCAACCGCTGCGTCGTCGATCGCTTCGAGCCCGGCTCGACGATCAAGGTCTTCTCGATCGCCTCCGCGCTCGCCGCGCGCAGCGTGAACCCCACCGGCTCGATCTACTGCGAGGAGGGGAACATGGCGATCGACAACGTCGTCATCCACGACACGCACCCGGCCAAGTGGCTCACGGTCACGCAGATCCTCAGTTTGTCCTCGAACATCGGGACGTCGAAGATCGCGCTCGGTCTCGGCGAGCAGCGGCTCTACGAGGGCTTCCGTCGGTTCGGGTTCGGCGACACCACGGGCATCCCGTTCCCCGGCGAGAGCGTGGGCGTCCTCAGGCCGCGTGCAAGGCCGTGGGTCTCGGTCGAGACGGCGGCGGCCTCGTTCGGTCAGGGCATCAGCGTGACGACGTTGCAGCTCACGATGGCGATGGTCGCGATCGCGAACGGCGGCAAGCTGCTCGAGCCCGTGCTGATCAAGCGCGTGACGGACGGCGGCGGCACGTTGCTGACGGAGACGCAGCCGCGCGTGCGGCGCGAGGCGGTGCAAGCGTCGGTCGCGAAGATGATGTCGGAGATGCTCGTCGCCGTCACCGAGGGCGAAGGCACGGGCGTCGAGGCTGCGATTCCAGGCTTCCGCGTGGCCGGGAAAACGGGGACCGCGCAGAAAATCGACCCGGCGACGGGGAGGTATACGGACACGCACTACGTCGCCTCGTTCGTCGGGTTCGTCCCTGCGGACAAGCCGCGCCTCGTGATCGCGGTGGTGCTCGACGAGCCGCTCGGCGGCACCTACGGCGGTGGCTCGGTCGCCGCGCCGGTGTTCCGACGCATCGGCGAGATGGCGCTGCGGTACCTCGGTGTCACACCTCGCGGCAGTGTGCCCATGAAGCTCAGCGAGGTTTCGGATCGAGCGAAGGTCGGGGATCCGGCGTCGAGTACGTACCAGGTCCTCACGGAGGCGCGCGCGGCCGTGGCTCCGATCACGCCAGGCGTCGTGACGCCGTCGGCGCCGATGAAGAGCGGCGAGACGCGCGTCCCGGATCTGACCGGACAACCGGTGCGTGAGGCGATCCGCGCGGCGACCGCGGCGGGCCTGACCCCCACGGCGTTCGGCACGGGCCGCCTGTCGAAGGTCGAGCCGGCGGCGGGGACGGTGCTGCCCAAAGGTTCGGCGGTGAAGCTTTTCTTCGAGCCCTCGTCATGA
- a CDS encoding UDP-N-acetylmuramoyl-L-alanyl-D-glutamate--2,6-diaminopimelate ligase, translating to MTNERTNEELLHPREVSEGAPPSCKQAKLGRRLGDLVNEIPGAKLAFGDPTVFLTGVHHDSRRVCPGDLFVARTGARTSGERFVADAIGRGASAVLTAPGVNVETNGLPRIEVADVPSALAYASAAIYGHPTFALEVVGVTGTNGKTTTTHLVQACLAAAGQRPGIVGTLGYRFGDLDLPSTHTSPEADELARIAAAMHLRGATHLVMEVSSIAVAARRVEAVRFRVAAFLNLTQDHLDYHGTMEAYAEAKARLFVDLAPGSAAINVDDPFGPELVQRLAPRGLGGPSSATIARFSTRIGISTEEADIAPVSVEHTASGISLVARTPAGQLSIRSPLVGAHNVQNLLATVAICWLLEIDLHAAARALSGSIRVPGRLERCDDPSRDDVIVLVDYAHTPDALDRVLQSVRAFGPGRVHCVFGCGGDRDPKKRPLMGEAVARGADIAFVTNDNPRSEDPRAIAEAILPGLAGGRAIVHVELDRAKAIERAVLEAASGDVVLVAGKGHEPYQIIGAVTLPFDDRVEAERALRLRRGEA from the coding sequence ATGACGAACGAAAGGACGAACGAAGAGCTCCTCCACCCGCGGGAGGTGAGCGAGGGCGCGCCTCCTTCGTGCAAGCAGGCGAAGCTCGGCCGGAGGCTCGGCGATCTCGTGAACGAGATCCCGGGCGCGAAGCTCGCCTTCGGGGATCCGACCGTTTTTCTCACGGGCGTGCACCACGACTCGCGGCGTGTGTGTCCGGGTGATCTCTTCGTCGCGCGGACGGGCGCGCGTACGAGCGGCGAGCGCTTCGTGGCCGACGCGATCGGGCGCGGCGCGAGTGCGGTGCTCACGGCGCCGGGGGTGAACGTCGAGACGAACGGCCTGCCGCGGATCGAGGTCGCGGACGTGCCGAGCGCGCTCGCGTACGCGTCGGCGGCCATCTACGGGCATCCGACGTTCGCGCTCGAGGTCGTGGGCGTCACCGGGACGAACGGCAAGACGACGACGACGCACCTCGTGCAGGCGTGCCTCGCGGCCGCGGGCCAGCGGCCGGGGATCGTGGGCACGCTCGGGTATCGGTTCGGCGATCTCGACCTGCCCTCGACGCACACGAGCCCCGAGGCCGACGAGCTCGCGCGGATCGCAGCGGCGATGCATCTTCGCGGCGCGACGCACCTCGTGATGGAGGTCTCGAGCATCGCGGTCGCGGCGCGCCGCGTCGAGGCCGTGCGCTTCCGCGTCGCGGCGTTCTTGAACCTCACGCAGGATCACCTCGACTACCACGGCACGATGGAGGCCTACGCCGAGGCGAAGGCCCGCCTCTTCGTCGACCTCGCCCCCGGCTCGGCGGCGATCAACGTCGACGATCCGTTTGGCCCCGAGCTCGTCCAGAGGCTCGCGCCGCGTGGCCTCGGGGGTCCGTCGTCGGCGACGATCGCGCGGTTCTCCACGCGGATCGGCATCTCGACCGAGGAGGCCGACATCGCGCCCGTCTCGGTGGAGCACACGGCGTCGGGCATCTCGCTCGTGGCGCGGACGCCCGCGGGGCAGCTCTCGATCCGGTCGCCGCTCGTCGGCGCGCACAACGTGCAGAACCTGCTCGCGACCGTGGCGATTTGCTGGCTCTTGGAGATCGACCTCCACGCGGCGGCGCGTGCGCTCTCGGGGTCGATCCGGGTGCCGGGGCGGCTCGAGCGTTGCGACGATCCGTCGCGGGACGACGTCATCGTGCTCGTCGACTACGCGCACACGCCGGATGCGCTCGATCGGGTGTTGCAGAGCGTGCGCGCGTTCGGACCAGGTCGCGTGCACTGCGTCTTCGGTTGCGGCGGGGATCGGGATCCGAAGAAGCGCCCGCTCATGGGCGAGGCCGTGGCGCGCGGCGCGGACATCGCGTTCGTCACGAACGACAACCCGCGCAGCGAGGATCCGCGCGCCATCGCGGAGGCGATCCTGCCGGGGCTCGCGGGCGGCCGGGCGATCGTCCACGTCGAGCTCGATCGCGCGAAGGCCATCGAGCGCGCGGTGCTCGAAGCGGCGTCGGGCGACGTCGTGCTCGTCGCGGGCAAGGGCCACGAGCCGTACCAGATCATCGGCGCGGTCACGCTGCCGTTCGACGATCGTGTCGAGGCCGAGCGCGCGCTCCGCCTGCGCAGGGGAGAGGCCTGA
- a CDS encoding UDP-N-acetylmuramoyl-tripeptide--D-alanyl-D-alanine ligase, producing MGTPIPTNQAFFQALDLIQIVEGELLYNRSLFLLGSVQGVSTDTRTIVPGGLFVALQGESFDGHDYLAQAAEKGARAALVERPVDDVPGLTLMRVRSTIDALGALARAHVAKWRSRGKGDDRKIVAITGSAGKTTTRTATAALLDRLFPDAVHATRGNLNNQVGVPMVLFGLENHKYAVVEMGMNRPGEIMSLAAMAQPDIAIVTLVAAAHVEGCGSIEGVAREKGALFRALSPKGIAVGNGDDARVVAEMEGTPAARRVRYGTGDEVDLRIVERRPDGFSSSRVTLARPDGSSFWFRTPLIGEAGAYACAAAVAAAEALTGERVTSQVVEEAFALADVGGGGGRLVPRELARDVVVIDDSYNANPASSSASIRTAAELARDAGRRLVLVLGAMYELGHESARGHDDVGRVAAQSGAALVIAVNGDARRIADRASEAGIPAQFFETSADAAPAAALAVQPGDLVLVKGSRGVGTERIVRALAEVTS from the coding sequence ATGGGAACGCCGATTCCCACGAATCAAGCCTTTTTCCAGGCCCTCGATCTCATCCAGATCGTCGAAGGAGAGCTCCTCTACAACCGGAGCCTCTTCCTGCTCGGCTCGGTGCAAGGCGTCTCGACCGACACGCGCACGATCGTGCCTGGCGGGCTCTTCGTCGCCCTCCAGGGCGAGAGCTTCGACGGGCACGACTACCTCGCGCAGGCCGCGGAAAAAGGCGCCCGCGCCGCGCTCGTGGAGCGGCCCGTCGACGATGTCCCGGGCCTCACCCTGATGCGGGTTCGCTCGACGATCGATGCGCTCGGCGCGCTCGCGCGGGCCCACGTGGCGAAGTGGCGCTCGCGCGGGAAGGGCGACGACCGCAAGATCGTCGCGATCACGGGTTCCGCGGGGAAAACCACCACACGAACGGCGACCGCTGCGCTCCTCGATCGCCTCTTCCCGGACGCGGTGCACGCGACGCGCGGCAACTTGAACAACCAGGTCGGCGTGCCGATGGTGCTGTTCGGGCTCGAAAACCACAAGTACGCGGTCGTCGAGATGGGCATGAACCGGCCTGGCGAGATCATGTCCCTCGCGGCGATGGCCCAGCCGGACATCGCGATCGTGACGCTCGTCGCGGCCGCGCACGTGGAGGGGTGTGGCTCGATCGAGGGCGTCGCGCGGGAGAAGGGTGCGCTCTTTCGAGCGCTCTCGCCCAAGGGCATCGCCGTCGGCAACGGCGACGATGCGCGTGTCGTCGCCGAAATGGAAGGTACGCCCGCGGCGCGCCGTGTCCGTTACGGCACGGGCGACGAGGTCGATCTGCGTATCGTCGAGCGTCGACCGGACGGTTTTTCCTCGTCGCGCGTCACCCTCGCGCGCCCCGACGGCTCGTCCTTCTGGTTCCGGACGCCGCTCATCGGCGAGGCCGGCGCCTACGCCTGCGCCGCGGCCGTGGCGGCCGCCGAGGCCCTCACGGGGGAGCGCGTGACCTCGCAGGTCGTCGAAGAGGCCTTCGCTCTCGCGGACGTGGGCGGCGGCGGCGGTCGCCTCGTCCCGCGCGAGCTCGCGCGGGACGTCGTCGTGATCGACGACAGCTACAACGCGAATCCCGCTTCCTCCTCCGCGTCGATCCGCACCGCGGCCGAGCTCGCGCGGGACGCGGGCCGCAGGCTCGTGCTCGTGCTCGGCGCGATGTACGAGCTCGGCCACGAGTCGGCGCGCGGGCACGACGACGTCGGGCGTGTCGCGGCGCAGAGCGGCGCGGCGCTCGTGATCGCGGTGAACGGCGACGCGCGGCGGATCGCCGATCGTGCTTCGGAAGCAGGCATTCCTGCGCAGTTCTTCGAGACGAGCGCGGACGCGGCCCCAGCCGCCGCGCTCGCCGTTCAGCCTGGGGATCTGGTCCTCGTGAAGGGTTCGCGCGGCGTCGGAACCGAGCGAATCGTGCGTGCCCTCGCGGAGGTGACCTCGTGA
- the mraY gene encoding phospho-N-acetylmuramoyl-pentapeptide-transferase has product MIYELFYPLKFHYSSLSWLNVLRYIPFRTIMATITAMILTFVLAPWFIRELRRKQIGQVVRKEGPETHKVKAGTPTMGGALILLSLLLPTALWADLRNPFVLATTAVTAGYGVIGYLDDYLKIKRKNTGGLPGRYKLIGQVLIGGSAISYTFLFTSKLPADWAEIKTRLALPFAAFSKHSIDLPVWFYVPFAVFVVVAWSNAVNLTDGLDGLAIGPVMINAGTYLIWAYVAGATIANFSLANYLDIPKIASAGELSVYCGSVIGAGIGFLWYNTYPAQVFMGDVGSLALGGGLGMLAIFTKNELLSVLLGGVFFVETISVIAQVTSFKLTGKRVFLMAPIHHHYEKKGWAEPKIIVRFWIISILLALVSLASMKLR; this is encoded by the coding sequence GTGATCTACGAGCTCTTCTACCCCCTCAAGTTTCATTACAGCTCGCTCTCCTGGCTGAACGTCCTCCGGTACATCCCGTTCCGGACCATCATGGCGACGATCACCGCCATGATCCTCACGTTCGTGCTGGCGCCGTGGTTCATCCGCGAGCTCCGGCGCAAGCAGATCGGGCAGGTCGTCCGCAAGGAGGGCCCCGAGACGCACAAGGTCAAGGCGGGCACGCCGACCATGGGCGGCGCGCTGATCCTGCTCTCGTTGCTCCTGCCGACGGCGCTCTGGGCCGACCTGCGCAACCCCTTCGTCCTCGCGACGACGGCGGTGACGGCGGGCTACGGCGTCATCGGCTACCTCGACGATTACCTCAAGATCAAGCGCAAGAACACGGGCGGTTTGCCCGGCCGGTACAAGCTGATCGGGCAGGTCCTCATCGGCGGCTCGGCCATCTCGTACACGTTTCTTTTCACGTCCAAGCTTCCTGCCGACTGGGCCGAGATCAAGACGCGGCTCGCGCTCCCGTTCGCGGCCTTCTCGAAGCACTCGATCGATCTGCCGGTCTGGTTCTACGTCCCGTTCGCGGTCTTCGTCGTCGTGGCCTGGTCGAACGCCGTCAACCTCACCGACGGCCTCGACGGCCTCGCGATCGGCCCCGTGATGATCAACGCCGGCACGTACCTCATCTGGGCGTACGTCGCGGGCGCGACCATCGCGAACTTCTCGCTCGCGAACTACCTCGACATCCCGAAGATCGCCTCGGCCGGCGAGCTCAGCGTGTACTGCGGCTCGGTCATCGGCGCGGGCATCGGGTTCCTTTGGTACAACACCTACCCAGCCCAGGTCTTCATGGGCGACGTGGGATCGCTGGCCCTCGGCGGGGGCCTCGGCATGCTGGCGATCTTCACGAAGAACGAGCTCTTGAGCGTCCTGCTCGGCGGCGTCTTTTTCGTCGAGACGATCAGCGTCATCGCGCAGGTGACGTCGTTCAAGCTCACGGGCAAGCGCGTGTTCTTGATGGCGCCGATCCACCACCACTACGAGAAGAAGGGGTGGGCGGAGCCGAAGATCATCGTTCGCTTCTGGATCATCTCCATCCTCCTGGCGCTGGTCTCGCTGGCGTCGATGAAGCTCCGGTGA
- the murD gene encoding UDP-N-acetylmuramoyl-L-alanine--D-glutamate ligase yields the protein MDLAGQKILTIGLGRSGVAAARLCLEKGARVTATDAAPRERLSKEAFALEAAGATLAAGGHPASLFDGVDLVVISPGVPSFPALEAFERAGGEVIGELELAARCFVGTPIALIGGTNGKSTTTALVHVMLEAAGKKVFIGGNFGTPLAEVVGQSFDAIVLEISSFQAERVPTLHARAHALLNITDDHLDRYPDFQAYADAKGNPFVPMGPEDTAVIPHGDPLCAKQAARGGARVVTFSATDEAATVRPVGGSIVHRDAWHSFPLDALQIAGKHNVENACAALGVVAAFDVPFDDSADAWLSRAVRAFRGLGHRTVLVGVNDSVRYYDDSKGTNVGASVAALRGLTEDKAVLIAGGKDKLGAYEPLVDALRDKGRGLVLIGEAADRIAAAAQGVLPIERAGSMAEAVQIARRLAQPGDAVLLSPACSSFDMFRDYKDRGDQFAQAVQSMLEVRS from the coding sequence ATGGATCTTGCAGGTCAAAAGATCCTCACGATCGGGCTCGGCCGCAGCGGCGTGGCCGCGGCGCGGCTTTGCCTGGAGAAAGGCGCGCGCGTCACGGCGACCGACGCGGCCCCGCGCGAGCGTTTGTCCAAGGAGGCGTTCGCCCTCGAAGCCGCAGGCGCGACGCTCGCCGCGGGCGGACACCCGGCCTCGCTCTTCGACGGGGTCGACCTCGTCGTGATCTCGCCGGGCGTGCCCTCGTTCCCCGCGCTCGAAGCGTTCGAGAGGGCGGGCGGCGAAGTCATCGGCGAGCTCGAGCTCGCGGCGCGGTGTTTCGTGGGCACGCCCATCGCGCTGATCGGCGGGACGAACGGCAAGAGCACGACGACCGCGCTCGTGCACGTGATGCTCGAAGCGGCGGGGAAGAAAGTGTTCATCGGCGGCAACTTCGGCACGCCGCTCGCCGAGGTCGTGGGGCAATCGTTCGACGCGATCGTCCTCGAAATTTCGAGCTTCCAGGCCGAGCGGGTGCCCACGCTGCACGCCCGCGCCCACGCGTTGCTCAACATCACCGACGATCACCTCGACCGGTACCCGGACTTCCAGGCGTACGCCGACGCGAAGGGCAACCCCTTCGTCCCCATGGGTCCCGAGGATACGGCCGTGATCCCGCACGGCGATCCGCTCTGCGCGAAGCAGGCCGCCCGCGGCGGCGCCCGTGTGGTCACGTTCAGCGCGACCGACGAGGCCGCCACCGTGCGCCCCGTCGGCGGCTCGATCGTGCATCGCGACGCGTGGCACAGCTTCCCGCTCGACGCGCTCCAGATCGCCGGCAAGCACAACGTCGAGAACGCATGCGCGGCGCTCGGCGTCGTGGCCGCGTTCGACGTGCCCTTCGACGACAGCGCGGACGCTTGGCTCTCGCGCGCCGTCCGTGCCTTCCGCGGCCTCGGCCATCGCACCGTGCTCGTCGGCGTGAACGACAGCGTACGTTACTACGACGACTCGAAGGGCACGAACGTCGGCGCGTCGGTCGCCGCGCTCCGTGGCCTCACCGAGGACAAGGCCGTCCTCATCGCGGGCGGCAAGGACAAGCTCGGCGCGTACGAGCCGCTCGTCGACGCGCTCCGCGACAAGGGCCGCGGCCTCGTGCTCATCGGCGAGGCTGCTGATCGGATCGCCGCGGCCGCGCAGGGCGTGCTCCCCATCGAGCGCGCCGGATCCATGGCCGAGGCCGTGCAGATCGCGCGCCGACTGGCCCAGCCCGGCGACGCCGTCCTGCTCAGCCCCGCCTGTTCGAGCTTCGACATGTTCCGCGATTACAAGGATCGCGGCGACCAATTTGCCCAGGCGGTCCAGTCCATGCTGGAGGTTCGGTCGTGA